Genomic DNA from Candidatus Woesearchaeota archaeon:
AAAAACGTTTAAGGAAGCCATTTAGAATGGTCTTTGAGCTTATCTGGAAGATAGGTGCTAATAACATAGTTAAGATCATGACTTGCAAATGCTTGCTGCTCTGCTCTTTTCTTGAGCGTTGCCATTTGTTTGAGTGCTTTTTCCCACTCTTTGTGATGCTTAACGAAGGGATCGTTTTTCATACCGTCTTTAAGCCTTTTAATATCAATATCTTTGAGCGGATGTGTGGGAAGTTTATAATCAATGATATCTTGAGGAGTAACTCCTATGAATTTCGCGTTGGGAACACAAAAGAATTCATTGATGTGCGCAGCGTTTCCTGAGCCCACTTTAAGAGTACGATAAATGTTAAGGTATCCATAAGGATCCCCATCAGTAAAGACAAAGACGTCAAGCTTATTCTCATCAGCAAGTTTTCGGATAAACCTTCTTGTCGCGCGTGAAGGAACTCCCTTGAGTGAAACAAGAATACAATTAGCACTCTTCCAATACTTGTGCTTGACTAAACGTTGAAACATACCCGCAGTTTCAATTGCGAGGACAAATTTTGCGTTAGTCTTGAATTTCAAACCTTCTACTTGGTTGGGAATGTTGTACGCGCCCGAAGCGAATTTAGTACAATCAATTTCAATATCTTCTCCCGTCTCAGGATCTTTTTCAATAATGGTGATTGCGCCCGCAACAGCCCCGCCATCCTCTTCAGGAATGAATCCGATTTGTTCTCTTTGCGTACGCATCATAGCTTCAATATCGTCCATCACGGCATCTGACTCTGGTTGTTCGTTAAACTTCGCATCCCCCCAATTCTTTGAGACGTAATACGCCTCTCTTTTTGTCATAATATCATCTGTTTCAATGATTTTCTTAGACTCATTCATTAAAAGAAGGGTCTGTGCAAATGTTTTAATCGTGTTCGCCGTGAGTTTTCTCTCCTTAACTTTGTTGAGAATCTTGAAGTACCCCTCCTTTTCATTATACTCAACGTTTGAAAGTGACCGAATGGGAAAGGTAAGAACGGGTGCTTCTTGGTGTTCAATGCTTGAAAGTACGCGTTGAGCAGTTCCTTGGATTTTCTTAAGAGTTTCTTTCATTGTTCATCATCCTCATCATCAGAAGACTCTTCGTCCTCTTTTCCAATTTTTGCGAATTCTTCATCATACTCTTCATTTGTATCAGCGATATTTTTAATTTCTCCACGTGATGATTCCATTATCCCTTTGAGACGCTCTTCAATTTCTGCCTTTTGCGCATCGGTAAGATCTAAAATTTGTTTGATGGCAAGTGCAACACTAGGGATATATTTTTCAATGTAAGACCTTTTCTGTAATTCTCCTTTGAGTTTTTTCTTCTTATTGACATATTTTGCAAGTTGTCTTCCCGCATCTTGAAGCGCGAGCTTCATCTCTTTGATGATTTCATCATAGTGAGCAATAGCTTCTTTTGATTCTGACGTGAACGGAACCCAGATAGACGCGATATGAATGGCAATAGCAAGAGGGCCTACGGGAAGAGAACCTTTAGATTGTTGTAGTCCATAACTTTTGAAATTTGTCTGAGTTATCGCAGCAGTTGACGCACAAGCACCTTGCTGGTATTGTAATGGCACTCTATTTGCAAAACGGTATACTTTTGCAACAGAGTCTCCTTTAAGCTCCCCTCCATAGGCAAGACCTACTTCAATAATAAAAGGGCTTCCTCGATAAACTGCAGGAGGGCGCGTTGTCGCGCAGTAGAATTCTGCTTTGATTTCTTTTTTAAGACCTTTTTTGAGTGCCTCTGCGCCAATTGGCGCAATGCAATCGGTGGGAGGCGCCATGATTTTCGTATCCTTAATTGCGCGGATGATTTTCTCAGCAGCTTCACGGGTAAGATCAGCAGGTTTTGCGTTTTCAAGAACACCTGCTTTTTGCAAGATCTCCTTTGCTACTTGTGAGGAGACTCGTGAAAACTCTTGTTGTAAAAATCCCGACATTGTTCTTGACGATGTCTGATGTGCCATTTGCATAAGCAACCCGAGTTCAACACCATAAGGATGTGGTTTTACTTCTTGCGCTTCTGCGGGGAGCTCTTCAACTACGCGAGGAAAAATAAATTGTTCCGCTTTTGGATTGGTGTAAATAATAGTGACGTGGGGGTTTGCAATTGCTGTTTGTTTAAGATAAGCATCAACTGAGGTTGCACCTTTGGAGTAGCCGGCTTCAAGATCAATCTCGATGCGCGTTCCATGTTCCTTGTTCCACTCAACCACATCATCTTTGAGAATTTGTGGCGTGTTTGTTGTCGTATCTATTTTAAGCTCGTAGTAGTGTGCTTGTTTTCCCTTTCCTGTTATTGAGGTGATGCGCGCAGGTCTTCCTGTTGTGAGTTGGCCGTACATTACCGCAGCGGAAATACCAATTCCTTGCTGACCCCTGCTCATCTTCATAGAGTGGAATTTAGAGCCATAAAGAAGTCTTGCAAAGATGTTTGGAATTTGTTCTTTTACAATGCCAGGACCATTATCTTCTATGATGACGCGGTACCGATCAGTTCCCATGTCAATAATTTCAACAATGATCTCTGGGAGAATGCGTGCTTCTTCGCAAGCATCGAGAGCGTTATCAACTGCT
This window encodes:
- a CDS encoding DNA topoisomerase VI, giving the protein MKETLKKIQGTAQRVLSSIEHQEAPVLTFPIRSLSNVEYNEKEGYFKILNKVKERKLTANTIKTFAQTLLLMNESKKIIETDDIMTKREAYYVSKNWGDAKFNEQPESDAVMDDIEAMMRTQREQIGFIPEEDGGAVAGAITIIEKDPETGEDIEIDCTKFASGAYNIPNQVEGLKFKTNAKFVLAIETAGMFQRLVKHKYWKSANCILVSLKGVPSRATRRFIRKLADENKLDVFVFTDGDPYGYLNIYRTLKVGSGNAAHINEFFCVPNAKFIGVTPQDIIDYKLPTHPLKDIDIKRLKDGMKNDPFVKHHKEWEKALKQMATLKKRAEQQAFASHDLNYVISTYLPDKLKDHSKWLP
- a CDS encoding DNA topoisomerase VI subunit B — translated: MTTAAEQMAQKQRSISVAEFFSKNRHLLGFDNPRKSLLTTVKEAVDNALDACEEARILPEIIVEIIDMGTDRYRVIIEDNGPGIVKEQIPNIFARLLYGSKFHSMKMSRGQQGIGISAAVMYGQLTTGRPARITSITGKGKQAHYYELKIDTTTNTPQILKDDVVEWNKEHGTRIEIDLEAGYSKGATSVDAYLKQTAIANPHVTIIYTNPKAEQFIFPRVVEELPAEAQEVKPHPYGVELGLLMQMAHQTSSRTMSGFLQQEFSRVSSQVAKEILQKAGVLENAKPADLTREAAEKIIRAIKDTKIMAPPTDCIAPIGAEALKKGLKKEIKAEFYCATTRPPAVYRGSPFIIEVGLAYGGELKGDSVAKVYRFANRVPLQYQQGACASTAAITQTNFKSYGLQQSKGSLPVGPLAIAIHIASIWVPFTSESKEAIAHYDEIIKEMKLALQDAGRQLAKYVNKKKKLKGELQKRSYIEKYIPSVALAIKQILDLTDAQKAEIEERLKGIMESSRGEIKNIADTNEEYDEEFAKIGKEDEESSDDEDDEQ